One stretch of Cellulomonas wangsupingiae DNA includes these proteins:
- a CDS encoding glycoside hydrolase family 15 protein, translating to MIPPAAPPSDDRGPAPGLLGCQVPLEEYAVLGDGHTAALVSRRGSVDWLCLPRFDSDACFAALLGTPEHGRWLLTVRDATEVTRRYRRDSFVLETTYRSARGTAVATEAMPLGDGRADIVRRVECTDGEVEVEHEWVVRFGYGAVVPWVRHDTDADGCDSIRAVAGPDSVVLRGDRLPQADDHRHRDRFTLHAGESVELSMTWVHSWEPVPPRLSVPDRVDATAVAWGAWARGCTYDGPYREAVIRSLLVLRMLSDVTTGGIVAAPTTSLPETFGGERNWDYRYCWLRDAALTLEALLEQGFRDEATQWRDWLERAVAGEPEDLQIMYRLDGSRRLPETRLDHLPGYAGSRPVRLGNDAVGQVQHDVLGEVMSALAMARDTGLSETAGSWSLQRRLVDDLAAAWHEPDRGIWEVRGRPQHFTHSKIMAWAALDRAVHAVETHDLPGPVERWRQVRQDIRDDVLAHGWDAERGTFVQHYGATHTDASLLQLVHVGFLPADGPHVRGTVAAIREELEVAPGLLLRYRTSRTDDGLAGAEAPFLACSFWLADALARGDDVAGAAQVLDAVVPLANDVGLLAEQYDPWERRMAGNVPQALSHLALVRAAHSHRLAVARAEATTVAGAR from the coding sequence ATGATCCCGCCCGCAGCCCCGCCCTCCGACGACCGCGGCCCCGCCCCCGGCCTCCTCGGCTGCCAGGTGCCCCTCGAGGAGTACGCCGTGCTCGGGGACGGGCACACCGCCGCGCTGGTCTCCCGGCGTGGCTCGGTCGACTGGCTGTGCCTGCCGCGGTTCGACTCCGACGCGTGCTTCGCCGCCCTGCTCGGGACCCCCGAGCACGGCCGCTGGCTGCTCACCGTCCGCGACGCCACCGAGGTCACGCGCCGGTACCGTCGCGACTCGTTCGTCCTCGAGACGACCTACCGCAGCGCCCGGGGCACCGCGGTGGCCACGGAGGCCATGCCGCTGGGCGACGGCCGGGCCGACATCGTGCGCCGCGTGGAGTGCACGGACGGCGAGGTCGAGGTCGAGCACGAGTGGGTCGTGCGGTTCGGCTACGGCGCCGTCGTGCCGTGGGTGCGCCACGACACCGACGCCGACGGCTGCGACTCGATCCGCGCGGTCGCCGGCCCCGACTCCGTCGTCCTGCGGGGCGACCGGCTGCCGCAGGCCGACGACCACCGGCACCGTGACCGCTTCACCCTGCACGCCGGCGAGAGCGTCGAGCTGTCGATGACGTGGGTGCACTCCTGGGAGCCGGTCCCGCCACGGCTGTCCGTGCCCGACCGGGTCGACGCCACGGCCGTCGCGTGGGGGGCGTGGGCACGCGGCTGCACGTACGACGGCCCGTACCGCGAGGCCGTGATCCGCTCCCTGCTGGTCCTGCGGATGCTCTCCGACGTCACCACGGGCGGCATCGTCGCCGCACCGACGACGTCGCTGCCCGAGACGTTCGGCGGCGAGCGCAACTGGGACTACCGCTACTGCTGGCTGCGCGACGCGGCGCTCACGCTCGAGGCGCTGCTGGAGCAGGGGTTCCGTGACGAGGCGACGCAGTGGCGCGACTGGCTCGAGCGCGCCGTCGCGGGCGAGCCCGAGGACCTGCAGATCATGTACCGGCTCGACGGGAGCCGCCGGCTGCCGGAGACCCGCCTCGACCACCTGCCCGGCTACGCCGGGTCACGTCCCGTGCGCCTCGGCAACGACGCCGTCGGCCAGGTCCAGCACGACGTGCTGGGCGAGGTCATGTCCGCCCTGGCGATGGCGCGCGACACGGGGCTGTCCGAGACGGCCGGCTCGTGGTCGCTGCAGCGCCGGCTCGTCGACGACCTGGCCGCGGCCTGGCACGAGCCGGACCGCGGGATCTGGGAGGTGCGCGGGCGACCGCAGCACTTCACCCACTCCAAGATCATGGCCTGGGCGGCGCTCGACCGTGCGGTCCACGCCGTGGAGACCCACGACCTGCCCGGGCCGGTCGAGCGGTGGCGGCAGGTCCGCCAGGACATCCGTGACGACGTCCTCGCGCACGGGTGGGACGCCGAGCGCGGCACGTTCGTCCAGCACTACGGGGCGACGCACACCGACGCGTCGCTCCTGCAGCTGGTCCACGTCGGCTTCCTGCCGGCAGACGGACCCCACGTCCGCGGGACGGTGGCGGCGATCCGCGAGGAGCTCGAGGTGGCCCCCGGCCTGCTGCTGCGGTACCGCACGTCCCGCACGGACGACGGGCTGGCGGGCGCGGAGGCACCGTTCCTGGCCTGCTCGTTCTGGCTCGCCGACGCGCTCGCCCGCGGGGACGACGTCGCCGGGGCTGCGCAGGTGCTCGACGCGGTCGTCCCCCTTGCGAACGACGTCGGCCTGCTGGCGGAGCAGTACGACCCCTGGGAGCGCCGCATGGCCGGCAACGTGCCGCAGGCCCTGTCCCACCTCGCGCTCGTGCGTGCGGCGCACAGCCACCGCCTCGCGGTGGCACGCGCCGAGGCGACCACGGTGGCGGGTGCGCGGTGA
- the uvrC gene encoding excinuclease ABC subunit UvrC yields MADPATYRPAPGEIPDAPGVYRFRDEHGRVIYVGKAKSLRNRLNSYFQDIGGLHPRTQQMVTTAASVQWTVVGTEVEALALEFTWIKEFDPRFNVKYRDDKSYPYLAVTMADEVPRVQVMRGAKRRGTRYFGPYAHAWAIRETVDLLLRVFPVRTCSAGVFKRARQQGRPCLLGYIDKCSAPCVGRIGVDEHHQLAQDFCDFMAGDTARFTRRLTQAMKAAAAELDYERAARLRDDIATLEKATERNAVVLSDGTDADVFALAGDELEAAVQVFHVRDGRIRGQRGWVVEKVEDLDDAALVEHLLQQVYGNEDAESAPASVPREVLVPVLPTDVEQVQAWLSGLRGSRVQVRVPQRGDKRELAATVLRNAEHALALHRTRRAGDLTSRSLALREIQEALDLPTAPLRIECYDVSHNQGTYQSASMVVFEDGLARKSEYRLFTVRGPEGEGARDDTAAMHEVITRRFRRYLAARVDSQDLDLGEGDEDDAPRSGPIDERTGRPTRFAYPPNLVVVDGGPPQVAAAAAALAELGIDDVALCGLAKRLEEVWLPGEEYPVILRRASEGLYLLQRVRDEAHRFAITAHRKRRSKGMTASVLDDVPGLGPARKAALLRHFGSVKRLRAASAEEIATVPGMGARTAEAVVAALAGPVGAPGAAPAPGGSGDPQGAEPGILGA; encoded by the coding sequence ATGGCCGATCCCGCGACCTACCGACCCGCGCCGGGTGAGATCCCGGACGCCCCGGGCGTCTACCGGTTCCGGGACGAGCACGGCCGCGTCATCTACGTCGGCAAGGCCAAGAGCCTGCGCAACCGGCTCAACAGCTACTTCCAGGACATCGGCGGGCTGCACCCGCGCACGCAGCAGATGGTCACCACGGCGGCATCGGTGCAGTGGACGGTCGTCGGCACCGAGGTCGAGGCCCTGGCGCTGGAGTTCACCTGGATCAAGGAGTTCGACCCGCGGTTCAACGTCAAGTACCGCGACGACAAGTCGTACCCGTACCTGGCGGTGACGATGGCCGACGAGGTGCCCCGTGTGCAGGTCATGCGCGGCGCGAAGCGACGAGGGACCCGCTACTTCGGGCCCTACGCCCACGCGTGGGCGATCCGGGAGACCGTCGACCTGCTGCTGCGCGTCTTCCCGGTGCGCACCTGCTCGGCCGGGGTCTTCAAGCGTGCCCGGCAGCAGGGCCGGCCGTGCCTGCTGGGCTACATCGACAAGTGCTCCGCGCCGTGCGTGGGCCGCATCGGCGTCGACGAGCACCACCAGCTCGCGCAGGACTTCTGCGACTTCATGGCGGGCGACACGGCGCGGTTCACGCGCAGGCTCACGCAGGCCATGAAGGCGGCCGCCGCGGAGCTCGACTACGAGCGCGCCGCGCGGCTGCGCGACGACATCGCGACGCTCGAGAAGGCCACCGAGCGCAACGCGGTCGTGCTGTCCGACGGGACCGACGCCGACGTGTTCGCTCTCGCGGGGGACGAGCTGGAGGCGGCGGTCCAGGTCTTCCACGTGCGCGACGGGCGGATCCGCGGTCAGCGTGGCTGGGTCGTCGAGAAGGTCGAGGACCTGGACGACGCCGCGCTCGTGGAGCACCTCCTGCAGCAGGTGTACGGCAACGAGGACGCCGAGTCGGCCCCGGCGTCGGTGCCGCGGGAGGTGCTGGTCCCCGTGCTGCCGACGGACGTCGAGCAGGTCCAGGCGTGGCTGTCCGGGCTGCGCGGCAGCCGGGTGCAGGTGCGCGTGCCGCAGCGGGGTGACAAGCGTGAGCTCGCGGCGACGGTGCTGCGCAACGCCGAGCACGCCCTCGCGCTGCACCGCACGCGGCGTGCGGGCGACCTGACGAGCCGCAGCCTGGCGCTGCGCGAGATCCAGGAGGCGCTCGACCTGCCGACGGCGCCCCTGCGCATCGAGTGCTACGACGTGTCGCACAACCAGGGCACGTACCAGTCGGCGTCCATGGTCGTCTTCGAGGACGGTCTGGCACGCAAGAGCGAGTACCGGCTGTTCACCGTGCGGGGGCCCGAGGGCGAGGGTGCCCGCGACGACACCGCGGCGATGCACGAGGTCATCACGCGGCGCTTCCGGAGGTACCTCGCGGCCCGTGTCGACTCGCAGGACCTCGACCTGGGGGAGGGCGACGAGGACGACGCCCCGCGCAGCGGTCCCATCGACGAGCGCACGGGCCGCCCCACGCGGTTCGCCTACCCGCCCAACCTCGTGGTGGTCGACGGCGGGCCGCCGCAGGTGGCGGCGGCCGCCGCGGCGCTGGCCGAGCTCGGGATCGACGACGTGGCCCTGTGCGGCCTGGCGAAGCGCCTCGAGGAGGTGTGGCTGCCGGGGGAGGAGTACCCCGTGATCCTGCGGCGCGCGTCGGAAGGGCTGTACCTGCTGCAACGGGTGCGGGACGAGGCGCACCGGTTCGCCATCACTGCTCACCGCAAGCGACGCAGCAAGGGCATGACGGCGTCGGTGCTCGACGACGTGCCGGGCCTCGGCCCGGCTCGCAAGGCGGCGCTGCTGCGGCACTTCGGCTCGGTGAAGCGGCTGCGCGCGGCGTCGGCCGAGGAGATCGCCACGGTGCCGGGCATGGGCGCCCGCACCGCCGAGGCGGTGGTCGCGGCCCTGGCCGGGCCGGTCGGCGCCCCCGGTGCCGCGCCGGCGCCCGGCGGGTCAGGCGACCCCCAGGGCGCCGAGCCTGGCATCCTGGGGGCATGA
- a CDS encoding OsmC family protein produces the protein MAQLLHQYSVDLTWTGAGDAGTATYTSYGRDHTLTSGAKPPLPGTSDPHFRGDPNRWSPEDLLVGALAQCHMLWFLHLAAAAGVVVVGYQDAASGTMRIEAAGNGQFTEVVLRPQVQVRGTTTEGGTVVAPELLADLHHRAHEHCFIARSVNFTVRVTPGAVTVEQQPAV, from the coding sequence ATGGCACAGCTGCTGCACCAGTACTCCGTCGACCTCACGTGGACCGGTGCGGGCGACGCCGGCACGGCGACCTACACGTCGTACGGCCGCGACCACACGCTGACCTCGGGCGCCAAGCCGCCGCTGCCCGGCACGTCCGACCCGCACTTCCGGGGCGACCCGAACCGCTGGTCGCCGGAGGACCTCCTGGTCGGCGCCCTCGCGCAGTGCCACATGCTCTGGTTCCTGCACCTGGCCGCCGCCGCCGGGGTCGTGGTCGTCGGCTACCAGGACGCGGCGTCGGGGACGATGCGCATCGAGGCCGCCGGGAACGGGCAGTTCACGGAGGTGGTGCTGCGCCCCCAGGTGCAGGTGCGCGGCACGACCACCGAGGGCGGCACCGTCGTCGCTCCCGAGCTGCTGGCGGACCTCCACCACCGGGCGCACGAGCACTGCTTCATCGCGCGCTCCGTCAACTTCACGGTCCGGGTCACGCCCGGCGCCGTCACGGTCGAGCAGCAGCCGGCCGTCTGA
- a CDS encoding TerC family protein, whose translation MTHELPVAFEIASLVAVVAILVTDLAIVRRRPHVPSVRESVVWVLVYVALALAFAGLLAVVGGAAPAEEFVAGWLTEYSLSVDNLFVFLLIMSSFAVPRAQQQRVLMVGIIVALVLRAGFILAGAAIIERYTWVFYVFGAFLVWTAVKLARGGVGGADEEYEENALVRAVRRVLPMSPGYDGGRVRTEHAGRRVFTPLVVVFVAIGTTDVLFAFDSIPAIFGLTHDPFIVFTANVFALMGLRQLYFLLGGLLDRLVYLPYGLAAVLAFIGVKLVLEALATNSLGFVNGGEPVPWAPEVPTWVSLAVIAVALGGATVASLVRVRRLAGRPPGTPPLP comes from the coding sequence GTGACGCACGAGCTGCCGGTCGCGTTCGAGATCGCGTCGCTGGTCGCCGTCGTGGCGATCCTCGTGACCGACCTCGCGATCGTGCGGCGCAGGCCCCACGTGCCGTCCGTGCGCGAGAGCGTGGTCTGGGTGCTCGTCTACGTCGCGCTGGCGCTGGCGTTCGCCGGTCTCCTCGCGGTGGTCGGCGGCGCCGCGCCGGCCGAGGAGTTCGTCGCCGGCTGGCTGACCGAGTACAGCCTGTCGGTGGACAACCTCTTCGTGTTCCTGCTCATCATGTCGAGCTTCGCGGTCCCGCGGGCGCAGCAGCAGCGCGTGCTCATGGTGGGCATCATCGTGGCGCTCGTCCTGCGGGCGGGCTTCATCCTCGCCGGTGCGGCGATCATCGAGCGGTACACGTGGGTGTTCTACGTGTTCGGCGCGTTCCTGGTGTGGACGGCGGTCAAGCTCGCGCGCGGCGGCGTCGGCGGCGCCGACGAGGAGTACGAGGAGAACGCGCTGGTGCGGGCCGTCCGCCGCGTGCTGCCGATGTCACCGGGGTACGACGGCGGCAGGGTCCGCACCGAGCACGCCGGACGCCGGGTGTTCACCCCGCTGGTCGTCGTCTTCGTCGCGATCGGCACGACGGACGTGCTGTTCGCGTTCGACTCGATCCCGGCCATCTTCGGCCTGACGCACGACCCGTTCATCGTGTTCACGGCGAACGTCTTCGCGCTCATGGGTCTGCGACAGCTGTACTTCCTGCTGGGTGGGCTGCTCGACCGGCTCGTCTACCTGCCGTACGGCCTCGCGGCGGTCCTCGCCTTCATCGGCGTCAAGCTCGTCCTGGAGGCGCTGGCGACGAACTCGCTCGGGTTCGTCAACGGTGGTGAGCCGGTGCCGTGGGCGCCCGAGGTGCCGACGTGGGTGTCGCTGGCCGTCATCGCGGTCGCGCTCGGTGGGGCGACGGTCGCGAGCCTCGTCCGGGTGCGCCGGCTCGCCGGCCGCCCACCGGGCACGCCACCGCTGCCCTGA
- a CDS encoding acyl-CoA dehydrogenase family protein: MTRQLRTLLTDDLLERVHDRADGHDRANTFPHDDLADLVAAGYLTAFVPERLGGAGLTLEEVAREQARLAAAAPATALAVNMHLVVTGLAALLDARGDASVEFVLRDAAAGEVFAFGNSEAGNDLVMFGSRTRAVPQPDGGYRYHGTKIFTSLSPVWTRLATFGLDDSDPDDPRLVHGVVAREDGGVQARDDWDTLGMRATQSATTVLDGAYAPAGRVYRRLPPGPSADSFVFALFAVFETLLAAVYTGIGRRALELGVAHARRRTSFKHDGRSYAQDPDIRWRIADAALAQDGAELQVFALARDVDEQVDHGTRWFAQLVGLKVRATETARVVVDLALRVSGGGAYFTGSELARLYRDVLAGIYHPSDDESAHATVATSVLGPPEG, from the coding sequence ATGACCCGGCAGCTGCGCACCCTCCTGACCGACGACCTGCTCGAGCGCGTCCACGACCGCGCCGACGGGCACGACCGTGCCAACACCTTCCCGCACGACGACCTCGCCGACCTGGTCGCCGCGGGCTACCTGACAGCCTTCGTGCCCGAGCGGCTCGGAGGGGCCGGCCTCACGCTCGAGGAGGTCGCCCGCGAGCAGGCGCGGCTCGCCGCGGCAGCGCCGGCGACCGCACTGGCCGTGAACATGCACCTCGTGGTGACGGGTCTCGCCGCGCTGCTCGACGCGCGCGGCGACGCGTCCGTCGAGTTCGTGCTCCGTGACGCCGCCGCGGGGGAGGTCTTCGCGTTCGGCAACTCCGAGGCCGGCAACGACCTGGTGATGTTCGGTTCGCGCACCCGCGCCGTGCCGCAGCCCGACGGCGGCTACCGCTACCACGGGACGAAGATCTTCACGTCCCTCTCGCCGGTGTGGACCCGGCTCGCCACGTTCGGGCTCGACGACTCCGACCCCGACGACCCGCGCCTCGTGCACGGCGTCGTCGCGCGCGAGGACGGCGGCGTGCAGGCCCGCGACGACTGGGACACCCTCGGCATGCGGGCCACGCAGTCGGCGACCACCGTGCTCGACGGCGCGTACGCACCAGCAGGCCGCGTGTACCGCCGGCTGCCCCCGGGCCCGTCCGCGGACTCGTTCGTCTTCGCGCTGTTCGCCGTCTTCGAGACGCTGCTCGCGGCCGTGTACACCGGGATCGGACGGCGCGCGCTCGAGCTCGGGGTGGCGCACGCCCGCCGGCGCACGTCGTTCAAGCACGACGGACGCTCCTACGCGCAGGATCCCGACATCCGCTGGCGCATCGCCGACGCCGCCCTGGCCCAGGACGGTGCCGAGCTCCAGGTGTTCGCGCTGGCGCGGGACGTCGACGAGCAGGTCGACCACGGCACGCGCTGGTTCGCCCAGCTCGTGGGGCTCAAGGTGCGTGCGACGGAGACGGCACGCGTCGTCGTGGACCTCGCCCTGCGCGTGTCGGGCGGTGGCGCCTACTTCACGGGCAGCGAGCTGGCACGGCTGTACCGCGACGTGCTCGCGGGCATCTACCACCCCTCCGACGACGAGTCGGCGCACGCGACGGTCGCGACGTCGGTGCTGGGCCCGCCGGAGGGCTGA
- the uvrA gene encoding excinuclease ABC subunit UvrA, which produces MSDRLVIRGAREHNLRNVDLDLPRDALIAFTGLSGSGKSSLAFDTIFAEGQRRYVESLSAYARQFLGQMDKPDVDFIEGLSPAVSIDQKSTNRNPRSTVGTITEVYDYLRLLFARAGTQHCPVCGERVTAQTPQQIVDRLLELPEGTRYQVLAPVVRGRKGEYADLFRELQGKGFSRARVDGEVVQLASPPALEKKLKHDIEVVVDRLVARDGVQRRLTDSVETALGLADGLLVVELVDADADDPQRERRFSEKRACPNDHVLTLEEVEPRTFSFNAPYGACPECTGIGSRLEVDPDLVVPDDELSLAQGAVAPWAQTSSEYFQRVLTALAADLGFSMDTPWRALPKRARDAVLHGQNHEVHVRYRNRWGRERQYSTGFEGVITFLQRRHAETDSDWSKEKYEAYMREVPCPACDGTRLKPEVLAVKIGGRSIADVCALPIDEARTFIDGLQLGERERAIAAQVIKEIQARLGFLLDVGLDYLSLMRPAATLSGGEAQRIRLATQIGSGLVGVLYVLDEPSIGLHQRDNRRLIDTLTRLRDLGNTLIVVEHDEDTIRTADWIVDIGPGAGEHGGRVVHSGDLDGLLASTESVTGAYLSGRRSIPMPAQRRPVDRSRQVTVVGARENNLRGIDVSFPLGVLTAVTGVSGSGKSTLVNSILYTVMANELNGARQVAGRHRRVTGLDQLDKVVHVDQGPIGRTPRSNPATYTGVWDHVRKLFAETTEAKVRGYTPGRFSFNVKGGRCEACSGDGTLKIEMNFLPDVYVPCEVCHGARYNRETLEVHFKGKTVADVLAMPIEEAAGFFAAVPAISRHLSTLVDVGLGYVRLGQPAPTLSGGEAQRVKLAAELQRRSTGRTIYVLDEPTTGLHFEDIRKLLGVLQSLVDKGNTVLVIEHNLDVIKNADWVVDMGPEGGSGGGTVVAEGTPEHVAAVPESHTGRFLAEVLEPEAERVSVPA; this is translated from the coding sequence CTGTCCGACCGCCTCGTGATCCGCGGGGCGCGCGAGCACAACCTGCGCAACGTCGACCTCGACCTTCCTCGTGACGCGCTGATCGCGTTCACCGGGCTGTCCGGCTCCGGCAAGTCCTCGTTGGCGTTCGACACGATCTTCGCGGAGGGGCAGCGGCGGTACGTCGAGTCGCTGTCCGCCTACGCGCGCCAGTTCCTGGGCCAGATGGACAAGCCGGACGTCGACTTCATCGAAGGGCTGTCGCCGGCCGTGTCGATCGACCAGAAGTCGACGAACCGCAACCCGCGCTCGACCGTGGGCACGATCACCGAGGTCTACGACTACCTGCGCCTGCTCTTCGCCCGCGCCGGCACGCAGCACTGCCCGGTGTGCGGCGAGCGTGTCACGGCCCAGACTCCCCAGCAGATCGTCGACCGGCTCCTCGAGCTGCCCGAGGGCACGCGCTACCAGGTGCTCGCGCCCGTCGTGCGCGGCCGCAAGGGGGAGTACGCCGACCTGTTCCGCGAGCTGCAGGGCAAGGGGTTCTCGCGTGCGCGGGTGGACGGTGAGGTCGTGCAGCTCGCGTCGCCGCCGGCGCTGGAGAAGAAGCTCAAGCACGACATCGAGGTCGTCGTCGACCGCCTGGTCGCACGCGACGGCGTCCAGCGCCGGCTGACCGACTCGGTCGAGACCGCGCTCGGCCTGGCCGACGGCCTGCTGGTCGTCGAGCTCGTCGACGCCGACGCCGACGACCCGCAGCGGGAGCGCCGGTTCTCCGAGAAGCGGGCCTGCCCCAACGACCACGTCCTCACGCTCGAGGAGGTCGAGCCGCGGACGTTCTCGTTCAACGCGCCGTACGGTGCGTGCCCCGAGTGCACCGGCATCGGCTCGCGTCTCGAGGTCGACCCGGACCTCGTCGTCCCCGACGACGAGCTCTCGCTCGCGCAGGGTGCGGTGGCGCCGTGGGCGCAGACGTCGTCCGAGTACTTCCAGCGGGTCCTGACGGCGCTCGCCGCCGACCTCGGGTTCTCGATGGACACGCCGTGGCGTGCGCTGCCGAAGCGCGCACGGGACGCCGTGCTGCACGGGCAGAACCACGAGGTGCACGTCCGCTACCGCAACCGGTGGGGCCGTGAGCGGCAGTACTCGACGGGCTTCGAGGGTGTCATCACCTTCCTCCAGCGCCGCCACGCCGAGACGGACTCGGACTGGAGCAAGGAGAAGTACGAGGCCTACATGCGCGAGGTGCCGTGCCCCGCGTGCGACGGCACCCGGCTGAAGCCCGAGGTCCTCGCGGTCAAGATCGGTGGGCGCTCGATCGCGGACGTGTGCGCGCTGCCCATCGACGAGGCCCGCACGTTCATCGACGGTCTGCAGCTCGGTGAGCGCGAGCGGGCGATCGCCGCCCAGGTGATCAAGGAGATCCAGGCGCGCCTGGGCTTCCTGCTCGACGTGGGGCTGGACTACCTGTCGCTCATGCGTCCGGCCGCGACGCTGTCGGGCGGGGAGGCGCAGCGCATCCGTCTCGCGACGCAGATCGGTTCGGGGCTGGTGGGCGTCCTGTACGTGCTCGACGAGCCGTCGATCGGTCTGCACCAGCGCGACAACCGCCGGCTGATCGACACGCTCACCCGCCTGCGTGACCTGGGCAACACGCTCATCGTCGTCGAGCACGACGAGGACACGATCCGGACCGCGGACTGGATCGTCGACATCGGGCCCGGGGCCGGCGAGCACGGCGGCCGGGTGGTGCACTCCGGCGACCTCGACGGCCTGCTGGCGTCGACCGAGTCCGTCACCGGTGCGTACCTGTCGGGGCGCCGCTCGATCCCCATGCCGGCGCAGCGCCGGCCGGTCGACCGGTCGCGTCAGGTGACGGTGGTGGGTGCGCGGGAGAACAACCTGCGGGGGATCGACGTCTCGTTCCCGCTGGGTGTGCTCACGGCGGTCACCGGGGTCTCGGGGTCGGGCAAGTCCACGCTCGTCAACTCGATCCTGTACACGGTGATGGCGAACGAGCTCAACGGCGCGCGCCAGGTGGCGGGGCGTCACCGGCGTGTCACGGGCCTGGACCAGCTCGACAAGGTGGTGCACGTCGACCAGGGCCCGATCGGCCGGACGCCGCGCTCCAACCCGGCCACCTACACCGGTGTGTGGGACCACGTGCGCAAGCTGTTCGCCGAGACGACCGAGGCGAAGGTGCGCGGCTACACGCCCGGGCGGTTCTCGTTCAACGTCAAGGGCGGGCGCTGCGAGGCGTGCTCCGGCGACGGCACGCTGAAGATCGAGATGAACTTCCTGCCCGACGTGTACGTCCCGTGCGAGGTGTGCCACGGGGCGCGGTACAACCGCGAGACGCTCGAGGTGCACTTCAAGGGCAAGACCGTCGCCGACGTCCTGGCCATGCCGATCGAGGAGGCCGCGGGGTTCTTCGCGGCGGTGCCCGCGATCTCGCGCCACCTGAGCACCCTCGTCGACGTCGGTCTCGGCTACGTGCGCCTCGGGCAGCCGGCGCCGACGCTCTCGGGCGGTGAGGCGCAGCGCGTCAAGCTCGCCGCCGAGCTGCAGCGGCGCTCGACCGGCCGCACGATCTACGTGCTGGACGAGCCGACGACCGGGCTGCACTTCGAGGACATCCGCAAGCTGCTCGGCGTCCTGCAGTCGCTGGTCGACAAGGGCAACACCGTGCTGGTGATCGAGCACAACCTCGACGTCATCAAGAACGCCGACTGGGTCGTCGACATGGGCCCCGAGGGCGGGTCCGGCGGCGGCACGGTGGTCGCCGAGGGGACGCCGGAGCACGTCGCCGCCGTCCCCGAGAGCCACACCGGGCGGTTCCTCGCCGAGGTGCTGGAGCCCGAGGCGGAACGCGTCAGCGTCCCGGCGTGA
- a CDS encoding YciI family protein, with amino-acid sequence MSIFAVRYTYDERAEVRDAVRPEHRAWLAGQADAGVLLGSGPFTDGTPGALLVLRADDETALRSVLAQDPFAREGLVAQTEVRAWEVVLGPWSVTA; translated from the coding sequence ATGAGCATCTTCGCCGTCCGCTACACCTACGACGAGCGCGCCGAGGTCCGCGACGCCGTGCGCCCCGAGCACCGGGCCTGGCTGGCCGGGCAGGCCGACGCCGGCGTGCTGCTGGGCTCGGGCCCGTTCACGGACGGCACGCCTGGTGCGCTGCTCGTCCTGCGCGCCGACGACGAGACCGCCCTGCGGAGCGTGCTCGCGCAGGACCCCTTCGCGCGCGAGGGCCTCGTGGCGCAGACGGAGGTGCGCGCGTGGGAGGTCGTCCTGGGTCCGTGGTCCGTCACCGCCTGA
- a CDS encoding MBL fold metallo-hydrolase — translation MNDGYTGRVRPGGASDVRLLGAAEIRKASVGPMDNAAYLVTCRRSGAQLLVDAPADPDRLLALVREGSAAGRLDTVVVTHRHGDHLGALAPLVARTGAAVAAGEDDADAVEQATGCAVGTRLAHGDTISVGRLVLDVVALRGHTPGSVALALTEPPAADAPGAVPGRVHLFTGDSLFPGGVGATGGDVARFGRLLGDVTSRVFDRYRDDTWVYPGHGDDTTLGAQRPALPQWAARGW, via the coding sequence GTGAACGACGGCTACACCGGCCGCGTGCGCCCTGGGGGTGCGAGCGACGTGCGCCTGCTCGGCGCCGCGGAGATCCGCAAGGCGTCCGTCGGGCCGATGGACAACGCCGCGTACCTCGTGACGTGCCGACGCTCGGGTGCGCAGCTGCTCGTGGACGCACCGGCCGACCCGGACCGTCTGCTCGCGCTGGTGCGCGAGGGGTCCGCCGCGGGCCGGCTCGACACCGTCGTCGTCACCCACCGGCACGGCGACCACCTGGGCGCGCTCGCACCGCTCGTGGCGCGGACGGGTGCGGCGGTCGCGGCCGGCGAGGACGACGCGGACGCCGTGGAGCAGGCCACGGGGTGCGCGGTGGGCACGCGGCTGGCGCACGGCGACACGATCTCCGTCGGGCGGCTGGTGCTCGACGTGGTCGCGCTGCGCGGGCACACGCCCGGGTCGGTCGCCCTCGCCCTGACCGAGCCGCCGGCTGCCGACGCACCGGGCGCCGTGCCCGGCCGGGTGCACCTGTTCACCGGTGACTCGCTGTTCCCCGGGGGCGTCGGCGCGACCGGCGGCGACGTCGCCAGGTTCGGCCGACTCCTGGGCGACGTCACCTCGCGCGTCTTCGACCGGTACCGCGACGACACCTGGGTGTACCCGGGGCACGGCGACGACACCACGCTGGGCGCGCAGCGCCCCGCGCTGCCGCAGTGGGCCGCCCGCGGCTGGTGA